Proteins found in one Streptococcus anginosus subsp. whileyi MAS624 genomic segment:
- a CDS encoding DegV family protein encodes MTKIKIVTDSSITIEPQIVEDLEITIVPLSVMVDGVVYSDADLKEGEFLRLMQSSKNLPKTSQPPVGVFAEVFERLGEHADKIISIHMSHALSGTVEAARQGATLSNVDVTVIDSSFTDQALKFQVVEAAKLAKAGADLEDILAKIEEVREKTELYIGVSTLENLVKGGRIGRVTGLLSSLLNIRVVMQMKQHELQPIVKGRGVKTFKKWVNDLAVSLKDKKVAEIGISYAGTAELANEMKQILQPCVEKTISVLETGSIIQTHTGENAWAILVRYE; translated from the coding sequence ATGACAAAAATCAAAATTGTAACGGATTCATCTATTACGATTGAACCGCAAATTGTAGAGGATTTAGAGATTACAATCGTCCCTTTGTCTGTAATGGTAGATGGTGTTGTTTATTCCGATGCTGATCTGAAAGAAGGAGAATTTCTTCGCTTGATGCAGTCCAGTAAAAATCTTCCTAAAACAAGTCAACCGCCCGTCGGCGTCTTTGCAGAGGTTTTTGAACGATTGGGTGAACATGCTGATAAAATCATTTCAATTCATATGTCCCATGCTTTATCTGGAACAGTTGAAGCCGCCCGTCAAGGTGCCACTTTATCAAACGTCGATGTCACAGTCATTGATAGCTCTTTTACAGATCAAGCTTTGAAGTTTCAAGTGGTAGAAGCTGCCAAATTAGCCAAGGCAGGTGCTGATTTAGAAGATATTTTGGCAAAAATTGAAGAAGTGCGTGAAAAAACGGAACTTTATATCGGTGTATCAACTCTTGAAAATCTTGTAAAAGGAGGTCGCATTGGTCGTGTCACAGGACTTCTCAGCTCGCTTCTGAATATTCGAGTGGTGATGCAGATGAAACAGCATGAACTACAACCAATTGTAAAGGGGCGGGGCGTAAAAACTTTTAAAAAATGGGTCAATGATTTGGCTGTAAGTCTGAAGGATAAAAAAGTAGCAGAGATTGGAATTTCGTATGCAGGAACTGCCGAATTGGCGAACGAAATGAAACAGATTTTGCAACCGTGTGTGGAAAAAACGATTTCTGTTTTGGAGACTGGTTCTATTATTCAAACACATACAGGTGAAAATGCGTGGGCAATCCTCGTTCGCTATGAATAA
- a CDS encoding HU family DNA-binding protein yields the protein MANKQDLIAKVAEATELTKKDSAAAVDAVFAAVTEFLSAGEKVQLIGFGNFEVRERAARKGRNPQTGKEITIAASKVPAFKAGKALKDAVK from the coding sequence ATGGCTAACAAACAAGATTTGATTGCAAAAGTAGCAGAAGCTACAGAATTGACTAAGAAAGATTCAGCAGCAGCAGTTGATGCGGTATTTGCAGCAGTAACTGAATTCCTTTCAGCTGGTGAAAAAGTTCAATTGATCGGTTTTGGTAACTTTGAAGTTCGTGAACGTGCAGCTCGTAAAGGTCGTAACCCACAAACTGGTAAAGAAATCACAATCGCAGCTTCTAAAGTGCCAGCATTCAAAGCAGGTAAAGCTCTTAAAGATGCTGTTAAATAA
- a CDS encoding Fur family transcriptional regulator — protein MNLHPYLEIKDQSDYENVIQRLKVKGVRITETRKAVIAYMIWTHAHPSAEKIYQDLRPEFPNMSLATVYNNLKVLIEEGFVEEIKIKNDNTTYFDFMGHEHLNIVCEKCGRIADFEDVDLPDLRREAEKQTGYKITKTKVLIYGICADCLGDS, from the coding sequence ATGAATTTACATCCTTATTTAGAAATTAAAGATCAAAGTGATTATGAAAATGTTATTCAACGGTTAAAAGTGAAAGGTGTGCGTATTACAGAGACTCGAAAGGCGGTTATTGCCTATATGATTTGGACGCATGCGCATCCTAGTGCAGAAAAGATTTATCAAGATTTGAGGCCTGAGTTTCCTAACATGAGCCTAGCAACGGTCTATAATAATCTGAAAGTATTGATTGAAGAGGGTTTTGTGGAAGAAATCAAGATAAAGAATGACAATACGACCTATTTTGATTTTATGGGGCATGAACATCTGAATATTGTCTGCGAAAAATGTGGACGAATTGCAGACTTTGAAGATGTGGACCTACCTGATCTGAGACGTGAAGCTGAAAAGCAGACAGGTTATAAGATCACAAAAACCAAAGTGCTGATATATGGAATTTGTGCTGATTGTTTAGGAGATAGCTGA
- a CDS encoding phosphoglycerate mutase: MVKLVFARHGESEWNKANLFTGWADVDLSEKGTQQAIDAGKLIKEAGIEFDQAYTSVLTRAIKTTNLALEAAGQLWVPVEKSWRLNERHYGGLTGQNKAEAAEKWGDEQVHIWRRSYDVLPPAMAKDDQYSAHTDRRYANLDDSVIPDAENLKVTLERALPFWEDKIAPALKDGKNVFVGAHGNSIRALVKHIKQLSDDEIMNVEIPNFPPLVFEFDDKLNLVKEYYLGK; this comes from the coding sequence ATGGTAAAATTAGTTTTTGCTCGCCATGGTGAGTCTGAATGGAATAAAGCTAACCTCTTTACTGGTTGGGCTGATGTTGATTTGTCTGAAAAAGGGACGCAACAAGCGATTGATGCTGGTAAATTGATTAAAGAAGCTGGTATTGAGTTTGACCAAGCTTACACATCTGTTTTGACACGTGCTATCAAAACAACAAATCTTGCTCTTGAAGCTGCAGGTCAACTTTGGGTGCCAGTTGAAAAATCATGGCGCTTGAATGAACGTCATTATGGCGGTTTGACAGGTCAAAATAAAGCTGAAGCAGCTGAAAAATGGGGTGACGAACAAGTTCATATTTGGCGTCGTTCTTATGATGTATTGCCACCAGCTATGGCAAAAGATGATCAATATTCAGCACATACTGACCGTCGCTATGCAAACCTTGATGATTCAGTGATTCCAGATGCGGAAAACTTGAAAGTTACTTTGGAACGTGCTCTTCCATTCTGGGAAGATAAAATTGCTCCAGCTTTGAAAGATGGTAAAAATGTGTTTGTAGGTGCGCATGGTAACTCAATCCGCGCTCTTGTAAAACATATCAAACAATTATCAGATGATGAAATCATGAATGTGGAAATTCCTAATTTCCCACCGCTTGTATTTGAATTTGATGATAAATTGAATCTTGTAAAAGAATACTATCTTGGAAAATAA